A single region of the Mus caroli chromosome 16, CAROLI_EIJ_v1.1, whole genome shotgun sequence genome encodes:
- the LOC110311836 gene encoding olfactory receptor 5K3-like has translation MTEDNYSLTTEFILIGFSDHPELKTLLFLVFSAIYLVTMVGNLGLVAVIYMEPRLHTPMYIFLGNLALMDSCCSCAITPKMLENFFSVDKRISLYECMAQFYFLCLAETTDCFLLAAMAYDRYVAICNPLQYHTMMSKKLCLQMTTGAYIAGNLHSMIHIGFLFRLTFCRSHVIKHFFCDVLPLYRLSCVDPYINELMILIFSGSLQTFTITIVLISYFCILFTIFTMKSREGRSKALSTCASHFLSVSIFYGSLLYMYIRPSSLNEGYKDIPVAIFYTLVIPLLNPFIYSLRNKEVINVMKRAMKKRL, from the coding sequence ATGACTGAAGACAACTACTCCTTGACAACCGAGTTCATCCTCATAGGATTCTCAGATCACCCAGAGTTAAAGACACTTCTGTTCCTGGTGTTCTCTGCCATCTATCTGGTCACCATGGTGGGGAATCTTGGGCTGGTGGCTGTGATCTACATGGAGCCTcgtctccacacacccatgtacatcTTTCTGGGCAACCTGGCTCTGATGGACTCCTGCTGCTCCTGTGCCATCACTCCCAAGATGCTAGAGAACTTCTTTTCTGTGGACAAAAGGATTTCTCTCTATGAGTGCATGGCGCAGTTCTATTTTCTCTGTCTTGCTGAAACTACAGACTGCTTTCTTCTGGCAgcaatggcctatgaccgctatgtagcCATATGCAACCCACTGCAGTACCACACCATGatgtccaagaagctctgccTTCAAATGACCACAGGAGCCTACATAGCAGGAAACCTACATTCCATGATTCACATAGGGTTCTTGTTCAGGTTAACTTTCTGCAGGTCTCATGTAATCAAGCACTTCTTTTGTGATGTCCTTCCCCTATACAGACTCTCATGTGTTGACCCTTATATCAATGAACTGATGATACTCATTTTTTCTGGTTCACTTCAAACTTTTACCATTACTATAGTCCTCATTTCTTATTTCTGCATCCTTTTTACTATATTCACAATGAAGtccagagaaggaagaagcaaagCCTTATCTACTTGTGCATCCCACTTTCTGTCTGTGTCAATATTCTATGGGTCTCTCCTCTATATGTATATTCGACCAAGTTCACTTAATGAAGGGTATAAAGACATACCTGTTGCTATTTTTTATACTCTAGTAATTCCTTTATTAAACCCATTTATTTATAGTCTGAGAAATAAGGAAGTAATTAATGTGATGAAAAGAGCGATGAAGAAAAGGTTGTAA